The Manihot esculenta cultivar AM560-2 chromosome 1, M.esculenta_v8, whole genome shotgun sequence genome has a window encoding:
- the LOC110624284 gene encoding methionine aminopeptidase 2B, which yields MAGEKVDKKVPIEENGTKEENGTSEPSISNENDESSEISSTIQKDGDEGKEVSKKKKKKNKSKKKKELLQQTDPPSIPVIELFPSGEFPEGEIQQYKDDNLWRTTSEEKRELERLEKPIYNSVRQAAEVHRQVRKYIKGILKPGMLMTDLCETLENTVRKLISENGLQAGIAFPTGCSLNWVAAHWTPNSGDKTVLQYDDVMKLDFGTHIDGYIVDCAFTVAFNPMFDPLLEASREATNTGIKESGIDVRLCDVGAAIQEVMESYEVEINGKVFQVKSIRNLNGHSIGRYQIHAGKSVPIVKGGEQTKMEEGEFFAIETFASTGKGYVREDLECSHYMKNFDAGHIPLRLPRAKQLLATINKNFSTLAFCRRYLDRLGETKYLMALKNLCDSGIVQPYPPLCDIKGSYVSQFEHTILLRPTCKEVISRGDDY from the exons ATGGCAGGTGAAAAGGTTGACAAAAAAGTCCCTATtgaagaaaatgggactaaagAAGAAAATGGTACTTCAGAACCTTCAATAAGCAATGAAAATGATGAGTCTTCTGAGATTTCTTCTACCATACAAAAGGACGGAGATGAAGGGAAAG AAGtttcaaagaagaaaaagaagaaaaataaaagcaa GAAAAAGAAGGAATTGCTCCAGCAGACTGATCCACCCTCTATTCCTGTTATTGAGCTTTTTCCATCTGGGGAGTTTCCTGAGGGTGAAATTCAACAATATAAAGATGA TAATTTATGGAGGACTACATCTGAGGAGAAGAGAGAGTTGGAGCGTCTTGAAAAGCCCATATACAATTCTGTTCGGCAAGCAGCAGAAGTTCATCGACAG GTTAGGAAGTACATTAAAGGCATATTGAAGCCTGGAATGTTAATGACCGACTTATGTGAGACCTTGGAGAATACAGTTCGTAAGTTAATATCGGAGAATGGTTTGCAAGCAGGCATTGCGTTTCCTACTGGATGCTCTCTGAACTG GGTTGCTGCTCATTGGACCCCTAATAGTGGAGATAAGACTGTGCTtcagtatgatgatgtgatgaAGTTAGATTTTGGAACCCATATTGATG GGTACATAGTGGACTGTGCATTTACAGTAGCATTCAACCCTATGTTTGACCCACTGCTTGAAGCCTCGCGAGAGGCAACCAACACGGGTATCAAG GAATCTGGGATTGATGTGCGACTTTGTGATGTTGGTGCTGCCATCCAAGAAGTCATGGAATCATATGAGGTTGAAATTAATGGGAAGGTGTTTCAAG TTAAAAGCATACGGAACTTGAATGGACACAGCATTGGGCGTTATCAGATCCATGCTGGAAAATCCGTTCCGATTGTTAAAGGAGGGGAGCAGACAAAAATGGAGGAGGGTGAATTCTTTGCAATTGAAACATTTGCATCAACTG GAAAAGGCTATGTGAGGGAAGATCTAGAGTGCAGTCATTACATGAAAAATTTTGATGCTGGACATATCCCATTGAGGTTGCCTAGAGCGAAGCAACTTTTAGCAACAATCAACAAGAACTTCTCCACATTGGCCTTTTGTAGACGGTATTTAGACCGCCTAGGGGAGACTAAATATTTGATGGCACTAAAGAATTTGTGCGACTCTGGAATAGTTCAG CCATATCCTCCTCTATGCGATATTAAGGGCAGTTATGTATCCCAGTTTGAGCATACTATCTTGCTACGGCCAACATGCAAGGAAGTTATATCGAGAGGAGACGATTACTAG